TCGAAGAGCTTGGAATTCCCGTTCATACGCCTTACGGTCCGGAAAATCTGAGCAAAGCCCAGCCCAAACTCGTGGTCGTCGGCAATGCTCTTTCGCGGGGACATCCCGAACTTGAAGCGCTTTTGAGCAGCGGCATCCCCTATACGAGCTTCCCGGCTTTTTTGGGCGATAACTTTCTGCACAAAAGAGCCAGCGTCGTCGTCGCGGGAACCCATGGCAAGACCACGACGACTTCGATCATGGCCTGCGTCGCGCGCGACCTCGGCTGGGAGCCGGGCTATCTGATCGGTGGAATCCCTCGGGATTTGCCGCAGGGATTCGCACTCGGCAAAGGCAAAATCTTTGCGATCGAAGGGGATGAGTACGATACGACCTTCTTCGACAAGAATTCCAAATTCCTGCACTACAGACCGAAGTATGTGATCCTTAATAATATAGAGTTCGATCACGCCGACATCTTCAAGGACCTGGCTGCTATCGAAGCCCAGTTCACCAAACTGCTGGGTCTTGTCAGTGATCCGACAAAAATAATCGCCAACATCGACGATCCCGGAGTGGCGAGTCTCCTCGATCGACTGCAGTTGACGCAGAAAGTCACGACCGTCGCCACCCTCGGCAAAAATACCAGCGCCAAAGTGAAACTTCTTAATCTGGAAGCACCCGCGCCCGGCAAAGGTGACCTGTGGACGATCACCGTGCAAACCGCCGATGGACAGATGCGGGCAGTAAAGACCCATCTGGCCGGCCCCCATAATGCCGCCAACATCTGTCAGGTCCTGGCCTGCCTGGATCTGATTCAGGCCGCCGGTGATGCGCCGCGGGTGGATTTCACAAAGGTCGCCCAGGCCATCCAGAATTTCTCGGGCGTCAAACGCCGTCTGGATCGACTCGCCAGCGTTCGGGACATCGATGTCTTTGAGGATTTCGCGCATCACCCCACAGCCGTGAAAGCCGTGCTGGAATCCATGCGCACACTTTATCCCGGCCGTCGTTTGATCGTCGCTTTTGAACCGAAGAATGCGACCAGCCGGAGAAACGTGTTCGTCAAGGAGTTCGCCAAATCGCTGAGCGTCGCCGATCGCGTCTTTATCGGCGCATGCCCTGTTGATCAACGTATTCCCGCCGATCAAAGAATGAATACCTCGGAGATGGCGGAACTCATCGGTGAACGGGCGCAAGCCTTTGGTGACAATGAAGCTTTGCTTGAATCGCTGGTGGCCTTGGCCAAACCCAATGATGCCATTATTTTCATGTCGAGCAGCAGCTTCTCAGGCATTCAGTATCGCTTGGGTGAACGCCTGAGCCACCCGAACGCCTAGGACTTCACCCAAGACATTTGACCGTGCAAAACACGACGTCTCCCCGAATTCTTCTGAAAATCCCACCTCCCCTTCCCTCGAAGGGGAGAAACGCAGCCTTTTAAGCGAAATCCAGGTTGCATTTTCCACCCCTCTGTGATTACGATTACCCCTCGTTATTGGCGACATTTGAGGTGTTCGAATATTTTCATATACTCAGGAGAAGACAGGATGATTCTCAAGACTCGCAAACCCTGGGCTGCTGTAGCAATGGCTTTGTCCATTGGTCTGGTTGGTTGCTCGGATGACAAGAAACCAGAAGAAGTAGTTCAGCCTGCTCCCGCCGAGCAACCGGCAACTCCTCCCGAGCCAGCTCCAGCTGCTTCGGCTGCGGAAGTGACCCAGCCTGTTTACTTTGCATTTGACGACTACTCGCTCAATAGCGAAGGCCAGGGCCAACTGAACAAACTCGGTGAGTTCATGAAAACCAGCGCTCGCGCTGTAACTCAAATCGAAGGCCACACCGACGAGCGCGGCTCGGTTGAGTACAACCTTGCTTTGGGTCAACGCCGTGCACAATCGGCTAAGAACTACCTCGTTCAACTGGGCATCGACGCCAGCCGTCTGCCAACCATGAGCTACGGCGAAGAGAAGCCAGCTGTGGAAGGCCATGACGAATCCGCTTGGGCGAAAAACCGCCGCGCTGAATTCGTTCTGTCGAATCCCTAATGCTTCATGACCTCTGAGTCTCTGGCTCAGAGGTCAGGCCCGACCTCGGCCCCGTCATTCCCCCCGGAAAACAGCTTGCATCCAACCGCAGCACTGCGTTGCATTCTTTCCAGTCTCGGGCTACCATCACAAGTTCATTAGACTAGCACGTCGTCCCGTAGCGAGTCCCGCTCTATTCTGGCTCTATTCTGTCTGGAGGCCCCTCACAGTGGATACCGCAATTATCATAGCCGTCCTGGTTGCAACAATATTCGTCAGCTTTGTCGCGTTTATCGCGTTCAACAAGAAGAATTTCAAGAAAGCGTTCGAAGCAGCCCAGGCCGATTCCGAACGCATTCTGGAAGAAGCGCACCGTGAAAAGGAGCGTATCGTTCAGGAGGCCCATAACGAGGTGAAGCAGGAGGCCAAAACGCGCCGCCTGCAGTTCGAAACCGAAGCCAAAAAGCGTCGTTCTGAATTGGCCAAGCTTGAAAGCAAGGTGAAAGGACGCGAGGAACTGCTCGAAAAGAAACTGAGCCAGCTCGAAAAGAAAGAGCAGGATCTTGAAAAAATGACTGGCCACCTCAATCAGGAAGAGGAACGCCTGAAGCAGCTGATTCGTGAAAGTGAAAAAGCTGTCGAAGACAGTCGCAAGACCCTGGAAACAATAGCAAATCTGTCGCAAGAGGAAGCCCGTCGGGAGCTCATCTCCTCTTTGGAAGCCGAAGCCAAAGCCCAGGCCCGTGAAAGCCTCAAGAAAATCGAAGAAGATACCAAGCTCGAAGGTGAGCGCATTGCCCGTTCGATGGTCAGCCTCGCGGTGCAAAGGGTTTCCTCCGAATACGTGAACGATTCCACGGTCACGGTCGTCGGCCTCCCCTCGGATGAAATGAAGGGCCGCATCATCGGTCGCGAGGGTCGGAACATTCGCGCGATCGAACAGGCGACCGGCGTCGACCTTATCATCGACGACACCCCCGAAGCCGTGATCATCTCCTGCTTCAACCCCGTCCGCCGCGAAATCGCCAACATCTCGCTCCAAAGACTGATCGCCGATGGCCGCATTCACCCCGCGCGCATCGAGGAAACGGTGAAAAAAGTCACCGAGGAATTCGATCAGATCATCCAGGAAAATGGTGAGCAGGCTGCCTTCGATACCGGCATCACCGATCTTCATCCCGAACTCCTGCGTTACCTCGGCAAACTCAAATACCGGACCGCTGGGGCGCAGACCGTTCTGCAGCATGCCGTGGAAGTCGCTCATATCTGTGGAATCATGGCCGGTGAAATGGGCCTCAATGTAAAGAAAGCCAAACGCGTGGGCCTGCTCCACGATATCGGCAAAGCCGTGGATCAGGAAACGGAAGGCCATCACTCGAAGATCGGCGCCGATCTTTGTATCAAGTACAACGAGCCGGCTGAAGTCGTGGATGCGGTTCTGAACCACCACAACGAGGATCTGAACTACGCCTATCCATTGACCGTGGTCGTGCAGGCCGCCAACGTTCTCTCCGAGCGCCGTCCCGGTGCGCGTCGCGAGGTGCTGGAAACTTACATCAAACGTCTGCAGGATATGGAAGGCCTCGTGAATTCCATCCGCGGCATCCAGGAATCTTATGTTATTCAGGCCGGCCGTGAAGTTCGCGCGCTCGTGACGCCAACCGGCGTCAGCGATACCGAAGTGATCGACATTGCCAATGAAATCGCTCACCGTCTCCGCAAGGAAATGACCTTCCCCGGCCAGGTGAAAGTTATCGTACTCCGCGAGAGCAAATACGCAGAATTCGCTAAATGACCATTAAAGTTCTCGCCATTGGCGACGTGATTGGAAAACCAGGTCGCCGTTGTCTCAGTAAGCTCCTGCCCCTTGCCCGCGAGCGTTTTCAGCCGGACATCGTGATCTGTAACGGGGAAAATGCCGCGGGAGGCTTCGGCCTCACGAAGAAAATCTACAATCAGTTTGTGGACAATTTCGGCATCGATTGCATCACCATGGGCAATCACTGGCACGATAAACCCGAGATTCATAGCTTCGCGCCGCAGGCCGAGCGCCTTGTGCTGCCTGCGAACATGATGAACGTGGATCGACTCGATGCCGCGTTCCGGGTTTTGAAAAGCAAGTCCGGGCATAGCTTCGCCGTGATCAACCTCATCGGCCGGGCCTTCATGCATCCGGATAATCGCGATTTTTTCACGCCCGTGGAAGCCATACTCAAACAGCTTCCCGATCAGTGTAAAATTCGGATCGTCGATTTTCACGGCGAAGCCACCAGTGAAAAACAGGGCATCGGTCACTTCCTGAAGGGCCGCGCCTCGCTCGTTTATGGAACGCATAGC
This window of the Oligoflexus sp. genome carries:
- a CDS encoding UDP-N-acetylmuramate--L-alanine ligase, translating into MTTQLQPGDAVYFMGIGGTGMASVAGLAQEAGFKVSGSDANIYPPMSTMLEELGIPVHTPYGPENLSKAQPKLVVVGNALSRGHPELEALLSSGIPYTSFPAFLGDNFLHKRASVVVAGTHGKTTTTSIMACVARDLGWEPGYLIGGIPRDLPQGFALGKGKIFAIEGDEYDTTFFDKNSKFLHYRPKYVILNNIEFDHADIFKDLAAIEAQFTKLLGLVSDPTKIIANIDDPGVASLLDRLQLTQKVTTVATLGKNTSAKVKLLNLEAPAPGKGDLWTITVQTADGQMRAVKTHLAGPHNAANICQVLACLDLIQAAGDAPRVDFTKVAQAIQNFSGVKRRLDRLASVRDIDVFEDFAHHPTAVKAVLESMRTLYPGRRLIVAFEPKNATSRRNVFVKEFAKSLSVADRVFIGACPVDQRIPADQRMNTSEMAELIGERAQAFGDNEALLESLVALAKPNDAIIFMSSSSFSGIQYRLGERLSHPNA
- the pal gene encoding peptidoglycan-associated lipoprotein Pal produces the protein MILKTRKPWAAVAMALSIGLVGCSDDKKPEEVVQPAPAEQPATPPEPAPAASAAEVTQPVYFAFDDYSLNSEGQGQLNKLGEFMKTSARAVTQIEGHTDERGSVEYNLALGQRRAQSAKNYLVQLGIDASRLPTMSYGEEKPAVEGHDESAWAKNRRAEFVLSNP
- the rny gene encoding ribonuclease Y gives rise to the protein MDTAIIIAVLVATIFVSFVAFIAFNKKNFKKAFEAAQADSERILEEAHREKERIVQEAHNEVKQEAKTRRLQFETEAKKRRSELAKLESKVKGREELLEKKLSQLEKKEQDLEKMTGHLNQEEERLKQLIRESEKAVEDSRKTLETIANLSQEEARRELISSLEAEAKAQARESLKKIEEDTKLEGERIARSMVSLAVQRVSSEYVNDSTVTVVGLPSDEMKGRIIGREGRNIRAIEQATGVDLIIDDTPEAVIISCFNPVRREIANISLQRLIADGRIHPARIEETVKKVTEEFDQIIQENGEQAAFDTGITDLHPELLRYLGKLKYRTAGAQTVLQHAVEVAHICGIMAGEMGLNVKKAKRVGLLHDIGKAVDQETEGHHSKIGADLCIKYNEPAEVVDAVLNHHNEDLNYAYPLTVVVQAANVLSERRPGARREVLETYIKRLQDMEGLVNSIRGIQESYVIQAGREVRALVTPTGVSDTEVIDIANEIAHRLRKEMTFPGQVKVIVLRESKYAEFAK
- a CDS encoding TIGR00282 family metallophosphoesterase, with translation MTIKVLAIGDVIGKPGRRCLSKLLPLARERFQPDIVICNGENAAGGFGLTKKIYNQFVDNFGIDCITMGNHWHDKPEIHSFAPQAERLVLPANMMNVDRLDAAFRVLKSKSGHSFAVINLIGRAFMHPDNRDFFTPVEAILKQLPDQCKIRIVDFHGEATSEKQGIGHFLKGRASLVYGTHSHVPTADERIMGGFTGYTTDLGMTGPYDSVIGIRTEAALQRMQTGEKRRFEPATHDLWLCFILAEIDPATGRCVGIQRHRWEYEQMKDQITGSDEDE